The proteins below come from a single Demetria terragena DSM 11295 genomic window:
- a CDS encoding ABC transporter ATP-binding protein, translating into MTLLGDEALVLDGLTKQFGNKVAVNHLSLRVPRGSMYGVVGPNGAGKTTTLSMVTGLLRPDLGRAVVLGHDVWSDPAKAKSLMGVLPDGLRTFDRLSGRELLRYHGLLRSMPEPTVLERRDQLLGSLGLADAGDKLVVDYSAGMTKKIGLACALIHAPRVLLLDEPFEAVDPVSGQVIRQILQQYVAGGGTVVLSSHVMELVESLCDHLAVIVDGQVVAEGGLDDVRQGQTLQQRFLGLAGVRAGEGEVLSWLQSSPGSN; encoded by the coding sequence ATGACTCTTCTCGGGGATGAGGCACTGGTCCTGGACGGGCTGACCAAGCAGTTCGGCAACAAAGTCGCGGTCAATCACCTGTCACTTCGCGTTCCGCGCGGCTCGATGTATGGCGTAGTCGGGCCGAATGGCGCGGGCAAGACCACGACGCTGTCGATGGTGACCGGGCTACTGCGTCCCGACCTGGGACGCGCAGTCGTGCTGGGCCACGACGTGTGGAGCGACCCGGCGAAGGCGAAGTCACTGATGGGCGTGCTGCCCGACGGGCTACGGACGTTTGACCGGCTGAGCGGCCGGGAGTTGCTGCGCTATCACGGCCTGTTGCGCAGCATGCCGGAGCCGACCGTGCTTGAGCGTCGCGACCAATTACTCGGGTCGCTCGGTTTGGCCGATGCCGGTGACAAGTTGGTGGTGGATTACTCCGCCGGTATGACCAAGAAGATCGGTCTGGCCTGTGCGTTGATCCACGCGCCGAGAGTGCTCTTGCTGGACGAACCTTTCGAAGCCGTCGATCCGGTGTCGGGCCAGGTCATCCGGCAGATCCTGCAGCAGTACGTCGCCGGGGGCGGCACGGTGGTCCTGTCCAGTCACGTGATGGAACTCGTGGAGAGTCTGTGCGACCACCTCGCCGTCATCGTCGACGGTCAGGTGGTCGCTGAGGGCGGGCTCGATGACGTACGACAGGGCCAGACACTCCAGCAACGTTTTCTCGGGCTGGCTGGGGTGCGGGCCGGGGAAGGAGAGGTGCTGTCGTGGTTGCAGTCCTCGCCCGGCTCCAACTGA